Proteins co-encoded in one Candidatus Zymogenaceae bacterium genomic window:
- a CDS encoding response regulator yields MTESKKRPINVLLIEDDRGYARLIREMIEDRMGGYINSDHVISLGEGLDYLENNDVDVVLLDLILPDSEGLDTFLRVNQAAPDISIVILTSIEDEQVALEALKAGVQDYLYKGEVNPSVLVRAIRYAIERHRTEERIRQSEERLRTQFQALPIPTYIWQKTDNDFILIGFNDSAKEFTDGRISALVGKNLQEVHHDNPEVIQDIQYCYSKKNIFKKEMLFRFWNVKKVRYCSLSYAYVPPDSVILHTEDITDQKLSQEELKKSKDELEQHVRERTEELVSANEKMAEEIAERRRMEDLLKREREAFHILAEASIHTKDISDLCQWILTSLVVMMEFDFGAVHLYNEETNQLKAIAVVGLHEGEAGEKMPDVSLDDTRYISAHVARTRETIFASDVRNHEDLKNFRSRIFELAMSSLITMPITDSEGTLIGVIQLVSRKQKNIAVEERLFFHMAMEIFTNIFLRKRSDEQRGELTTELEHALSENQTLRELLPVCARCKRVRDDDEYRNKINEYIAAHTTVDLGSGICPDCIAADYPNVTKKAT; encoded by the coding sequence ATGACAGAATCCAAAAAAAGACCGATTAACGTATTGCTCATCGAGGATGATCGAGGATACGCCCGGCTCATCAGAGAAATGATAGAAGATCGCATGGGCGGATACATCAATTCCGATCATGTTATCTCCCTGGGCGAAGGGTTGGATTACCTCGAGAACAACGACGTGGACGTGGTGCTCCTGGATTTGATCCTTCCCGACAGCGAGGGGCTGGATACGTTTTTACGGGTGAACCAGGCCGCTCCCGACATCTCCATTGTCATCCTGACCTCAATCGAGGATGAACAGGTCGCACTGGAAGCCCTCAAGGCCGGGGTTCAGGATTACCTCTACAAGGGAGAGGTTAATCCGAGCGTCCTCGTCAGGGCAATCCGATACGCGATTGAACGACACCGGACAGAGGAGCGTATCCGTCAATCCGAAGAGCGGCTGAGAACCCAGTTTCAGGCACTGCCCATCCCCACATACATCTGGCAGAAAACCGACAACGATTTTATACTGATCGGCTTCAACGACTCCGCCAAGGAGTTCACCGATGGACGTATATCGGCTCTGGTGGGGAAAAACCTGCAAGAGGTCCACCATGACAATCCCGAGGTGATTCAGGATATACAATACTGTTACAGCAAGAAGAATATCTTTAAAAAGGAGATGCTCTTTCGTTTCTGGAATGTCAAGAAGGTTCGGTATTGCTCCCTCAGTTACGCGTATGTACCTCCCGATTCGGTGATTCTTCATACCGAGGATATCACCGATCAAAAGCTGTCTCAGGAAGAATTGAAAAAGTCTAAAGATGAACTGGAACAACACGTACGGGAGCGAACAGAGGAACTGGTATCGGCCAATGAAAAGATGGCCGAGGAGATCGCCGAGCGAAGAAGGATGGAGGATCTCCTCAAGCGGGAGCGGGAGGCGTTTCATATCCTCGCCGAAGCGTCCATTCATACGAAGGACATTTCAGATTTATGTCAGTGGATATTAACGAGTCTGGTGGTGATGATGGAATTCGACTTCGGCGCGGTACATCTCTACAATGAGGAGACGAACCAACTGAAGGCGATAGCCGTTGTGGGGCTTCATGAAGGCGAGGCGGGTGAAAAAATGCCGGACGTGTCCCTGGATGATACAAGATATATTTCCGCTCACGTGGCCCGTACCAGAGAGACGATATTCGCCTCGGACGTCCGGAATCATGAAGATCTGAAAAACTTTCGCTCCCGGATATTCGAGCTTGCCATGAGCTCCCTGATAACCATGCCGATCACAGATTCCGAGGGCACCCTCATCGGTGTTATCCAGCTTGTGTCCAGAAAACAGAAGAATATCGCAGTGGAGGAGCGGCTGTTTTTTCATATGGCGATGGAGATTTTCACGAATATCTTTTTAAGAAAGCGATCCGACGAACAAAGGGGGGAACTCACCACCGAGCTTGAACACGCTCTTTCAGAGAATCAAACGCTTCGGGAACTCCTTCCGGTCTGCGCCCGGTGCAAACGCGTTCGGGACGATGATGAATACCGGAATAAAATCAACGAATACATCGCCGCCCACACCACCGTGGACCTTGGTTCCGGCATCTGCCCGGACTGTATCGCCGCCGATTATCCAAACGTGACCAAGAAAGCAACCTGA
- a CDS encoding PAS domain S-box protein — MLTPPFSVLLIENDPDQAHRIETIISDTMGENASLFRCNTPQQGLEFLEDGECDVVLLSLSPPDSTGVETFREFLKKSPDVPVLVLTSIDDEDIALSTVAFGAYDCLLKNNLTPDILKRSIRYAVKLHSIEKSFRQSEQTMRSQFLGFPLPVTTWRKGDDDFYLMDYNRAAEEASNGNIAEDGGTALSLVYQENPEIIEAVKRCFSSREGVSLKGEYRFNAGGKKQRLDMRFSFIPPDSVQISAIDITGEWQARKAVEESEHRYRTLVESADDGIIVVQDGRIVFCNTSFLNFLGKSAEEVVNTSFLSFIHPDDVDMIVDRYRSRLEGNDEPARYTFRGISGDGRIATVEVRVTVTTWGGNQQSLLCFIRDISNRMAQQDELTALMKAVESSRMGVTITDLSGVIIYTNPADAAMHGWNRRELLGKESRIFGARESWHKMDLDYIRTMKGKIRETVNVRKDGSHFHVRLNSDIVKNDRGEPMFVVCTCEDITERKIHEEEMRNSRENLERLIQERTLELVSANRHLESEIRDRIHTERALRQSQHSYRHLVDNVQDMIFILSMDGTIRFVNRAVTRETGYVEDEILHKNITRFIPPDAREGAGDFKKSVDAIFTDRTVTGPLEMEIIDKSGSPQTLEIQAKISVTDDGSPSILGVARVITQRKQAEKALRASELRLRKMTDVIPDVFWRFTDLEGNITSLTSSFEQISGITPEIHLQQPDLWEHMIHPGDMKAFEKSPSGPPGTRMEREYRIIRPDGESRWISEKSFPIIDDDGNMTEMVEVITDITEQTMARKTRETLISELKEAFKRVNTLSGLIPICSVCKKIRDDAGYWNKLEEYISSHSDAHFTHGICPECSDKLYPDVTSTESRKPK, encoded by the coding sequence ATGCTTACTCCGCCCTTCTCAGTTCTTCTTATCGAAAATGATCCCGATCAGGCCCATCGTATCGAAACCATCATATCGGACACGATGGGAGAGAATGCATCCCTCTTTCGGTGCAACACCCCGCAACAGGGCCTTGAGTTTCTCGAGGACGGCGAATGCGATGTGGTGCTCCTTTCTCTCTCTCCCCCCGACAGTACAGGCGTTGAAACCTTCCGGGAGTTTTTGAAAAAGAGCCCCGATGTACCGGTGCTTGTCCTCACATCCATCGACGATGAAGACATCGCCCTCTCCACCGTCGCATTTGGGGCGTACGACTGTCTTTTAAAGAACAATCTCACCCCCGACATTCTGAAGCGTTCCATACGGTACGCGGTAAAACTTCACAGCATCGAAAAGAGTTTCAGACAATCCGAACAGACCATGCGGTCGCAATTTCTGGGTTTCCCCCTGCCCGTAACAACCTGGCGAAAAGGAGACGATGACTTCTATCTGATGGACTACAATCGCGCCGCCGAAGAAGCGAGCAACGGAAACATCGCAGAAGACGGCGGCACGGCGCTTTCACTGGTTTATCAGGAGAACCCGGAAATCATCGAAGCCGTCAAACGATGTTTTTCCTCTCGGGAGGGCGTCTCTCTGAAAGGAGAGTACCGATTCAATGCAGGCGGCAAAAAGCAGCGCTTGGATATGCGCTTTTCCTTCATCCCACCCGACAGCGTCCAGATATCTGCTATTGATATCACCGGAGAATGGCAGGCCCGGAAGGCCGTTGAAGAATCGGAACACCGCTATCGCACACTGGTGGAATCCGCCGACGACGGCATCATCGTCGTCCAGGACGGGCGGATCGTGTTTTGCAATACCAGCTTCCTGAATTTTCTGGGAAAATCCGCCGAGGAGGTCGTCAATACATCATTCTTATCCTTCATTCACCCTGATGATGTGGACATGATCGTCGATCGATACCGGAGTCGACTTGAGGGCAACGATGAGCCCGCCCGATATACGTTCCGGGGAATTTCCGGAGACGGCCGCATCGCCACGGTGGAGGTGCGTGTGACGGTTACCACGTGGGGGGGCAATCAGCAATCCCTCCTCTGCTTTATCAGGGATATCAGCAACCGCATGGCCCAACAGGATGAACTGACCGCGCTGATGAAGGCCGTGGAAAGCTCCCGGATGGGAGTGACGATCACGGATCTTTCGGGCGTCATCATCTATACCAATCCCGCGGACGCCGCCATGCACGGCTGGAATCGCCGCGAGCTGCTTGGCAAGGAGTCCCGCATATTCGGCGCCAGGGAATCATGGCATAAGATGGACCTCGACTATATCAGGACCATGAAGGGAAAAATCCGGGAGACCGTTAACGTCAGAAAGGACGGATCGCACTTTCATGTCAGGCTCAACTCCGACATTGTAAAAAACGACCGGGGAGAACCGATGTTTGTCGTCTGCACCTGCGAGGACATCACGGAACGGAAAATACATGAAGAAGAGATGCGAAATTCCCGGGAGAACCTGGAGCGGCTCATCCAGGAGCGTACCCTTGAGCTTGTCAGTGCAAACCGGCACCTTGAAAGTGAGATCAGAGACCGTATTCATACCGAGCGCGCCCTGAGGCAGTCCCAGCATTCGTACCGTCATCTGGTGGACAATGTTCAGGACATGATATTTATCCTCAGTATGGACGGCACCATCAGGTTCGTCAACAGGGCGGTCACCCGTGAGACCGGATATGTCGAGGATGAAATCCTTCACAAAAACATTACCCGGTTTATCCCTCCCGATGCCCGTGAGGGCGCCGGGGATTTCAAAAAGTCCGTCGACGCCATATTCACAGACAGAACCGTCACCGGCCCGCTGGAAATGGAGATTATAGACAAAAGCGGCTCACCCCAGACACTGGAAATTCAGGCGAAGATCTCCGTCACCGACGATGGAAGTCCATCGATCCTGGGAGTCGCCCGGGTCATCACCCAGAGAAAACAGGCGGAGAAGGCCCTCCGAGCCAGTGAACTGCGCCTTCGTAAAATGACGGACGTCATTCCCGATGTTTTCTGGCGATTCACCGACCTCGAGGGAAATATCACCTCCCTGACGTCGTCCTTTGAGCAGATATCCGGCATCACTCCGGAGATCCACTTACAGCAGCCCGACCTGTGGGAACACATGATCCATCCCGGGGATATGAAGGCGTTCGAGAAGTCCCCGTCCGGCCCACCCGGCACGAGGATGGAGCGGGAATATCGAATCATACGTCCCGACGGTGAATCCCGCTGGATTTCGGAGAAATCGTTTCCCATCATCGACGATGACGGAAATATGACCGAGATGGTAGAGGTGATTACCGATATCACGGAACAAACAATGGCTCGAAAAACAAGGGAAACCCTTATCTCCGAATTGAAAGAGGCCTTCAAGAGGGTTAATACCCTCTCAGGCCTCATCCCCATCTGCTCCGTATGCAAAAAGATCAGAGACGACGCGGGCTACTGGAACAAACTGGAGGAATACATCTCGAGTCATTCCGACGCCCATTTCACCCATGGTATTTGTCCCGAGTGCTCCGATAAGCTGTATCCCGACGTAACTTCCACAGAGTCGCGCAAGCCCAAATAG